A region of the Deinococcus psychrotolerans genome:
CGCCTCAAACAAAAACCAGGTGCGTCGTTCGGTTTCGTCGATCAGCACTTCCAGCAAGCTGGAGGTGGCGTAGTCGCGGGCGTCGTCGCACACTTCATGCGCTTTTCGCATATTGGCGGCGATGCTCTGGTTGTCGGCCATCAGCTCACGGAGCATATCCAGCGGAGTCACAAAGTCGGCGTTGTTGTCTTGCACAGTCTGAAGGCTGGAGATATGCGAGATGGAGCGCAGCGTGGTGCCGCCCAGCTTGCGAACACGCTCAGCCAGCGGATCGGTGCTGCCCAGCAATTGATCGGCCTGCTCGTCGAGCATCAGGTGATAATCGCGGAAGTGGCTGCCCGACAGGTGCCAGTGGAAGTTCTTGGTCTTGAGGTACACCGCGAAAGCGTCGGCGATCAGGGGGTTGACGGCCCCGACGACGGCGCTGACCTGATCAGGGGTCAGATCGGTGGGGGTTTTCAGGGCAGCAGGTGCGGGATAAGGTTTCTGAAACGTGTTGGTCTGAGTCATCAAAAGCTCCTTTATAAATAGGCGGCCACTCAGCAGCGAAGAGAAAATGTCAAAGGAATGCTGGTCTGGAAGGGTTCCAGAGGCGTTTGTCCCTCAAGCAGTAAAGGCCGGCAGCGTTAAGTGGAGGTATGAATCTGGCAGAAAACAAGGAACAGTAAAGCTGCGGTGAGAAGCAGGCCACGACCGAATAAGCTCTCCACTTTGCTAAGCGCCCCGGCTGATTTAAATATCGCCATGTCTCTCTTTAAGCCAACATAACTTTTTAGACTGATCCCAAAACCTATTCATCTCGCAAAAGAAAGAATCACTTTTCGCAGCAGTACACTGCCCTGTCACAGGAGGCCCCATGTACAGAGCGGTCAACAGCCACAGAGAAACCCATTTCACGGGCTCGGAGATGGTGCGCGACATCGTGATCGGCATGAGCGACGGCCTGACCGTCCCCTTCGCGCTGGCCGCCGGACTGTCGGGCGCAGTTGCCAGCGGACACGTGGTGCTGATCGCCGGGATCGCCGAGATGGCCGCTGGAAGCATTGCCATGGGGCTGGGCGGGTACTTGGCGGCCCGCAGCGAGCACGAGTCCTACGTCTCGGAACGTGCCCGCGAGGAAAAGGAAATTGACGAGAAGCACGACGCTGAGATTGGCGAAGTGCGGGCCGTCTTTCAGAAATACGGGCTGACCGGCGACCCACTCGAAGCCGCCACACAGGCCATCACCAGCAACCGCACGACCTGGGTTGATTTCATGATGAAAGAAGAGCTGGGCTTGGAGGAACCGGATCCGAAACGGGCGCTGAGATCAGCCCTGACGATTGGGCTGGCGTATATCGCTGGCGGCGTCATTCCGCTGACGCCTTACGCGCTCAATTTGACGCTCAGCCGGGCGCTGCTGCTGTCGGTGGTCTTGACCCTGATCGCTCTGTTTGCCTTCGGGGCGCTCAAGGGCCGCTTCACGGGGTCATCGGTGCTCAAGAGTGCTGTCCAGACCATGTTCGTGGGTGCGGTGGCTTCGGGTACGGCCTTCTTGATCGCGAGGCTGGTGTCCGGCTCGGGCGGACTATAGGGTCTGCGGCTAAGGTTTTTCAACTTTCCAGATGACCGGGTCGCCTGTTCCAACTTCACCCGGCAACTGACCTAACGCCCAGCGCTTTCCATACCCACGCAACCAACAGCGGCTGTGCTCCGTCAGCCCTGAAGGCTGTGCTCAGGCGCTAAGGCGGGTTCTGAGCCGCCCGGCACACCGGCTTCCTCAAACGTCAGCATTTCGCGCAACGTCGCGGCGGCGGCCAGCAGGAACGGCGCAGCCAGTACCCCCCCGGTGCCCTCGCCCAGCCGCAGCCCCAAATCGAACATCGGCGTCAGCTTCAAGTGGTCGAGCTGAGCGCGGTGGCCGATTTCGGCGCACAGTCCGGCGGCAAATAAGTAATCGCGCAGGGCTGGAGCGAGCGCTACTCCAATGAGCGCCGCTGAACCTTCCACGAAGCCGTCTACGATAATGGCCCGCTTTAGGGCCGCCGCCTGAAGCATCATGCCGAGCATGGCCGCGATTTCGTAGCCGCCGAGGTCGGCCAGCACGCCCAGCGGGTCGCTGAGTTGGCTGCCTCGGCGGGCCAGCGCGTCCCGAATCACCTCAACTTTGTGGGCCAAAGTCGAGTCGTCCACTCCGGTGCCGCGCCCAGTGACGGCGGCGGGATTGAGGCCCAGCAGCTTGGCGCTCAGGGCGCTGGCTGGGGTGGTGTTGGCGATGCCCATTTCGCCAGGAATCAGCACGTCCGCGCCCGCGCCGATGGCCTGCCGCGCCACTGATGCGCCCGCCGCGATCAGACTCAGGGTTTCTTCCCGCGTCATGGCGCTCTCAAGCCGCAGGTTGCGGGTGCCGCGCCGGGCGGCGGCGCGAATGAGCTGGGGATGATC
Encoded here:
- a CDS encoding Dps family protein, whose translation is MTQTNTFQKPYPAPAALKTPTDLTPDQVSAVVGAVNPLIADAFAVYLKTKNFHWHLSGSHFRDYHLMLDEQADQLLGSTDPLAERVRKLGGTTLRSISHISSLQTVQDNNADFVTPLDMLRELMADNQSIAANMRKAHEVCDDARDYATSSLLEVLIDETERRTWFLFEAAQGGEQTR
- a CDS encoding VIT1/CCC1 transporter family protein; protein product: MYRAVNSHRETHFTGSEMVRDIVIGMSDGLTVPFALAAGLSGAVASGHVVLIAGIAEMAAGSIAMGLGGYLAARSEHESYVSERAREEKEIDEKHDAEIGEVRAVFQKYGLTGDPLEAATQAITSNRTTWVDFMMKEELGLEEPDPKRALRSALTIGLAYIAGGVIPLTPYALNLTLSRALLLSVVLTLIALFAFGALKGRFTGSSVLKSAVQTMFVGAVASGTAFLIARLVSGSGGL
- the cobT gene encoding nicotinate-nucleotide--dimethylbenzimidazole phosphoribosyltransferase, which produces MNLSDHLADLLSSVTPADQLAMQAARERQAQLTKPPGALGQLEEISVRLAGVFRTPKPHPRGVAVVVAAGDHGVAAEGVSAFPQTVTPAMVGNFLLSTPAGAGGAAVNAIARSLGAQVYVLDAGVAAELPDHPQLIRAAARRGTRNLRLESAMTREETLSLIAAGASVARQAIGAGADVLIPGEMGIANTTPASALSAKLLGLNPAAVTGRGTGVDDSTLAHKVEVIRDALARRGSQLSDPLGVLADLGGYEIAAMLGMMLQAAALKRAIIVDGFVEGSAALIGVALAPALRDYLFAAGLCAEIGHRAQLDHLKLTPMFDLGLRLGEGTGGVLAAPFLLAAAATLREMLTFEEAGVPGGSEPALAPEHSLQG